The following coding sequences lie in one Silvibacterium dinghuense genomic window:
- a CDS encoding SDR family NAD(P)-dependent oxidoreductase: protein MGNLNGKIVFITGASAGIGAATAFAFAREGARLLLAARRRDRLESLAAELKQAGAADVHTVALDVRNRAAVASTIEALPSDWKAIDVLVNNAGLSRGLEKLYVGNIEDWEEMIDTNVKGLLYVTRAVVPGMVERNSGHVINLGSTAGDQTYPNGAVYCATKAAERAINDGLRQDLLGTAVRVTTVDPGMVETDFSLVRFHGDSERAAKVYQDLTPLTPEDVAETIVWTAARPAHVNIARVLMTSIDQANSLLFNRRQQTGLR, encoded by the coding sequence ATGGGAAATCTGAACGGGAAGATTGTCTTTATCACCGGAGCCAGCGCCGGCATTGGCGCGGCTACCGCCTTCGCCTTCGCGCGGGAGGGCGCGCGCCTGCTGCTCGCCGCCCGCCGTCGTGACCGCCTCGAATCACTTGCGGCAGAACTGAAGCAGGCCGGGGCCGCCGATGTACACACCGTGGCTCTGGATGTCCGCAACCGCGCCGCCGTTGCCTCCACCATCGAGGCGCTGCCCTCTGACTGGAAGGCTATCGATGTGCTGGTGAACAATGCCGGACTCAGCCGGGGCCTCGAGAAGCTCTATGTGGGCAACATCGAGGACTGGGAGGAAATGATCGACACGAACGTGAAGGGGCTGCTCTATGTGACACGCGCCGTCGTTCCGGGCATGGTCGAGCGCAACAGCGGGCATGTGATCAATCTGGGCTCCACAGCCGGCGATCAGACCTACCCCAACGGAGCCGTCTACTGCGCGACCAAGGCAGCCGAGCGCGCCATCAACGACGGGTTGCGCCAGGATCTTCTCGGCACCGCGGTGCGCGTGACCACCGTCGATCCGGGCATGGTCGAAACCGACTTCAGCCTTGTCCGCTTCCACGGCGATTCTGAGCGTGCCGCAAAGGTCTACCAGGACCTCACGCCGCTGACGCCCGAAGATGTTGCCGAGACTATCGTCTGGACAGCCGCGCGGCCGGCGCACGTCAACATCGCGCGCGTGCTGATGACTTCGATCGACCAGGCCAATTCCCTGCTCTTCAACCGCAGACAGCAGACCGGGCTGCGATAG
- a CDS encoding zinc-dependent alcohol dehydrogenase family protein, producing the protein MKVWQIPAFGIDHLQLVERAALTPGPGQVAVRVHAVSLNYRDLLITLGLYNPKLALPRIPCSDGAGEVTAVGEGVTRFKVGDRVAGIFMQHWIDGPADAAKQRGALGGDIDGMLAESVLLDQNGLVPIPDHLSWEEASTLPCAAVTAWNAVVHAGRVKPGDTVVIQGTGGVSIFALQFAKLLGARVLGTSGSDEKLARAKALGLDAGVNYRQHEDWAKWVLEETGGSGADLVVEVGGAGTFAQSLKAVRVGGHIAQIGILSQSAEPIQIAPMLHKQVHLQGIYVGSRADFEEMNRAITLHRLQPIVDKTFSFDQAPAAFALMQSAAHFGKIVIRN; encoded by the coding sequence ATGAAAGTCTGGCAAATCCCCGCCTTCGGCATCGATCATCTTCAGCTCGTCGAACGCGCCGCCCTCACGCCCGGTCCCGGCCAGGTCGCCGTCCGTGTGCATGCAGTCTCGCTCAACTACCGCGATCTGCTCATCACCCTCGGTCTCTACAATCCGAAGCTTGCCCTGCCGCGTATCCCCTGCTCGGATGGCGCCGGAGAGGTCACGGCCGTCGGGGAAGGCGTGACCCGCTTCAAGGTCGGGGACCGGGTTGCCGGCATCTTCATGCAGCACTGGATCGACGGGCCGGCGGATGCGGCCAAGCAGCGGGGCGCTCTCGGTGGAGATATCGATGGCATGCTCGCCGAATCCGTCCTCCTCGACCAGAACGGCCTCGTCCCCATCCCTGACCATCTCTCCTGGGAAGAAGCCTCCACACTGCCCTGCGCCGCCGTCACTGCCTGGAATGCGGTCGTTCATGCCGGGAGGGTGAAACCGGGCGATACGGTCGTGATCCAGGGGACGGGCGGCGTCTCGATCTTTGCCCTGCAGTTTGCGAAGCTGCTCGGTGCGCGCGTGCTCGGCACCTCGGGCAGCGACGAAAAGCTGGCCCGCGCAAAAGCACTCGGGCTCGATGCAGGGGTGAACTATCGCCAACACGAAGACTGGGCGAAGTGGGTCCTCGAGGAGACCGGAGGGAGCGGCGCCGACCTGGTGGTCGAGGTGGGCGGAGCAGGCACTTTTGCCCAATCGCTGAAGGCGGTGCGCGTGGGCGGACATATCGCCCAGATCGGCATTCTTTCGCAGTCGGCCGAGCCGATCCAGATCGCCCCCATGCTGCATAAGCAGGTGCATTTGCAGGGCATTTATGTGGGCTCCCGCGCCGACTTTGAAGAGATGAATCGCGCCATCACCCTCCACCGGCTTCAGCCGATTGTCGACAAGACTTTCTCTTTCGATCAGGCGCCGGCAGCGTTCGCTCTTATGCAGAGTGCCGCCCACTTCGGGAAGATCGTCATCCGCAACTGA